The Carassius auratus strain Wakin unplaced genomic scaffold, ASM336829v1 scaf_tig00001591, whole genome shotgun sequence genome includes a window with the following:
- the LOC113069355 gene encoding dolichyl-diphosphooligosaccharide--protein glycosyltransferase subunit 2-like isoform X1, translated as MAHLCLVSLLVLSLVLETQALTPTHHLTTTDVARLQAVLSQPFTDLKSAYYSVVGLGKLGIFAADADETCRFINSNLDPSSVESLFYAAEASQALSGCEIPVSNDTRDLLLATVSEDSTASQIHQSVSALSALGLPLASQEVVSALKARISKEDNVLAIILALQTASRLSQQAELGDILEEIEDLAARLDDLGGVYLQFEEGLEATALFVSAAYSLSDHVDMEPPLKEDQVIQLVNSIFSKKSWDSLSEAFSVASAAASLSNNRFHVPVIVSAQGPSAVSHSHPFLRLQVTDVLCQPLSSASVLVESASAVSSKSAILSQAPFTLRDGVFELNFMSSQPASGYYQFSVAIAGDSRFVANHVELKVKVSTRVAINNMDLSVVDKDQSIGPKTTRVEYPTKAKASFMADSHQNFAMTFQLVDETSGVELTPHQTFVRLHNQKTGQEVVFVAEPDSKNLYKFELDTAERKTEFDSISGTYALYLMVGDATLENPILWNVADVVLKFLDEEAPGTIQAKTLYVPKPEIQHLFREPEKKPPTVVSNAFTALVLSPLLLLLILWFKLGANISNFTLSPSTILFHLGHAAMLGLMYVYWTHLNMFQTLKYLAIIGSLTFLAGNRMLAQKAVKRIAAEQSSRLAKYRSLR; from the exons ATGGCTCATCTCT GTTTAGTTAGCCTGTTGGTCCTGTCCCTGGTTCTTGAGACCCAGGCCCTGACCCCAACCCATCATCTGACCACCACTGATGTggccagacttcaggctgtattGAGCCAACCCTTCACTGACCTCAAGTCTGCTTATTACTCTGTTGTTGGACTTGGCAAGTTGGGAATCTTTGCTGCGGATGcagat GAGACATGCAGGTTTATCAACTCGAACCTGGATCCCTCTAGCGTGGAGTCACTCTTTTATGCAGCAGAAGCCAGCCAGGCTTTGTCTGGATGTGAG ATTCCTGTGTCGAATGACACGCGTGACTTGCTTTTGGCCACTGTCAGTGAGGACTCCACTGCCTCTCAGATCCATCAGTCTGTGAGTGCTCTCAGCGCTCTTGGGTTACCTCTGGCCTCACAGGAGGTGGTCAGTGCCCTGAAAGCTCGCATCTCCAAAGAGGATAATGTCTTGGC AATCATTTTGGCACTGCAGACTGCGTCTCGTCTCTCGCAGCAAGCTGAACTTGGAGATATCCTGGAGGAGATTGAG GATCTCGCTGCCCGTTTAGATGATCTGGGTGGAGTGTATCTTCAGTTTGAAGAAGGGCTGGAGGCCACAGCATTGTTTGTTTCTGCTGCGTATTCCCTGTCCGATCATGTGGACATGGAGCCCCCCCTGAAAGAG GATCAGGTAATCCAGCTAGTGAACTCCATCTTCAGTAAGAAGTCCTGGGACTCTCTCTCAGAGGCATTCAGTGTGGCTAGTGCGGCTGCATCGCTTTCCAACAATCGCTTCCATGTACCTGTCATTGTCAGTGCCCAGGGCCCTTCTGCCGTATCCCACAGCCATCCCTTCCTCCGG CTTCAGGTGACGGATGTCCTTTGCCAGCCCCTCAGTTCAGCAAGTGTGCTGGTGGAGTCCGCTAGTGCTGTGTCCTCAAAATCTGCCATCCTAAGCCAGGCACCCTTCACCCTCAGAGA TGGGGTTTTTGAGCTGAATTTCATGTCCAGTCAACCAGCGAGTGGCTACTATCAGTTCTCCGTTGCCATTGCTGGTGACAGCAGATTTGTTGCCAACCATGTTGAG CTCAAAGTAAAGGTCTCTACCCGAGTTGCTATCAACAACATGGATTTGTCTGTCGTGGACAAGGACCAGAGTATTGGCCCCAAAACCACCAG AGTGGAATATCCAACTAAAGCCAAAGCATCTTTTATGGCAGACAGCCATCAAAACTTTGCCATGACGTTCCAGTTAGTTGATGAGACCTCAGGAGTGGAACTCACCCCTCACCAG ACCTTTGTGAGGCTACACAACCAGAAGACCGGTCAGGAGGTCGTGTTTGTGGCTGAACCTGACAGTAAGAATTTGTATAAGTTTGAGCTGGACACAGCTGAGAGGAAGACAGAGTTTGACTCAATCTCTGGCACCTATGCTCTTTACCTGATGGTGGGAGATGCTACGCTGGAGAACCCCATTTTGTGGAACGTG GCTGACGTTGTGCTGAAGTTCTTAGATGAAGAGGCACCTGGAACAATTCAGGCTAAAACTTTGTATGTACCCAAACCAGAAATCCAG CATCTTTTCAGAGAGCCGGAGAAGAAGCCGCCCACAGTTGTATCCAATGCATTTACTGCATTGGTCCTCTCTCCTCTTCTGCTCCTGCTCATACTG TGGTTTAAACTTGGAGCCAATATCTCAAACTTCACACTGTCACCCAGCACTATTCTCTTCCACCTAGGCCATGCAG CTATGTTGGGTCTAATGTACGTGTACTGGACTCACTTGAACATGTTCCAGACTCTGAAGTATCTGGCTATCATAGGCAGTCTCACATTCCTAGCTGGGAACCGCATGCTAGCACAAAAAGCTGTGAAAAG GATTGCTGCAGAACAAAGTAGTAGGTTGGCAAAATATAGAAGTCTGCGATAA
- the LOC113069355 gene encoding dolichyl-diphosphooligosaccharide--protein glycosyltransferase subunit 2-like isoform X2, whose product MAHLCLVSLLVLSLVLETQALTPTHHLTTTDVARLQAVLSQPFTDLKSAYYSVVGLGKLGIFAADADETCRFINSNLDPSSVESLFYAAEASQALSGCEIPVSNDTRDLLLATVSEDSTASQIHQSVSALSALGLPLASQEVVSALKARISKEDNVLAIILALQTASRLSQQAELGDILEEIEDLAARLDDLGGVYLQFEEGLEATALFVSAAYSLSDHVDMEPPLKEDQVIQLVNSIFSKKSWDSLSEAFSVASAAASLSNNRFHVPVIVSAQGPSAVSHSHPFLRLQVTDVLCQPLSSASVLVESASAVSSKSAILSQAPFTLRDGVFELNFMSSQPASGYYQFSVAIAGDSRFVANHVELKVKVSTRVAINNMDLSVVDKDQSIGPKTTRVEYPTKAKASFMADSHQNFAMTFQLVDETSGVELTPHQTFVRLHNQKTGQEVVFVAEPDSKNLYKFELDTAERKTEFDSISGTYALYLMVGDATLENPILWNVADVVLKFLDEEAPGTIQAKTLYVPKPEIQHLFREPEKKPPTVVSNAFTALVLSPLLLLLILWFKLGANISNFTLSPSTILFHLGHAAMLGLMYVYWTHLNMFQTLKYLAIIGSLTFLAGNRMLAQKAVKRLDRK is encoded by the exons ATGGCTCATCTCT GTTTAGTTAGCCTGTTGGTCCTGTCCCTGGTTCTTGAGACCCAGGCCCTGACCCCAACCCATCATCTGACCACCACTGATGTggccagacttcaggctgtattGAGCCAACCCTTCACTGACCTCAAGTCTGCTTATTACTCTGTTGTTGGACTTGGCAAGTTGGGAATCTTTGCTGCGGATGcagat GAGACATGCAGGTTTATCAACTCGAACCTGGATCCCTCTAGCGTGGAGTCACTCTTTTATGCAGCAGAAGCCAGCCAGGCTTTGTCTGGATGTGAG ATTCCTGTGTCGAATGACACGCGTGACTTGCTTTTGGCCACTGTCAGTGAGGACTCCACTGCCTCTCAGATCCATCAGTCTGTGAGTGCTCTCAGCGCTCTTGGGTTACCTCTGGCCTCACAGGAGGTGGTCAGTGCCCTGAAAGCTCGCATCTCCAAAGAGGATAATGTCTTGGC AATCATTTTGGCACTGCAGACTGCGTCTCGTCTCTCGCAGCAAGCTGAACTTGGAGATATCCTGGAGGAGATTGAG GATCTCGCTGCCCGTTTAGATGATCTGGGTGGAGTGTATCTTCAGTTTGAAGAAGGGCTGGAGGCCACAGCATTGTTTGTTTCTGCTGCGTATTCCCTGTCCGATCATGTGGACATGGAGCCCCCCCTGAAAGAG GATCAGGTAATCCAGCTAGTGAACTCCATCTTCAGTAAGAAGTCCTGGGACTCTCTCTCAGAGGCATTCAGTGTGGCTAGTGCGGCTGCATCGCTTTCCAACAATCGCTTCCATGTACCTGTCATTGTCAGTGCCCAGGGCCCTTCTGCCGTATCCCACAGCCATCCCTTCCTCCGG CTTCAGGTGACGGATGTCCTTTGCCAGCCCCTCAGTTCAGCAAGTGTGCTGGTGGAGTCCGCTAGTGCTGTGTCCTCAAAATCTGCCATCCTAAGCCAGGCACCCTTCACCCTCAGAGA TGGGGTTTTTGAGCTGAATTTCATGTCCAGTCAACCAGCGAGTGGCTACTATCAGTTCTCCGTTGCCATTGCTGGTGACAGCAGATTTGTTGCCAACCATGTTGAG CTCAAAGTAAAGGTCTCTACCCGAGTTGCTATCAACAACATGGATTTGTCTGTCGTGGACAAGGACCAGAGTATTGGCCCCAAAACCACCAG AGTGGAATATCCAACTAAAGCCAAAGCATCTTTTATGGCAGACAGCCATCAAAACTTTGCCATGACGTTCCAGTTAGTTGATGAGACCTCAGGAGTGGAACTCACCCCTCACCAG ACCTTTGTGAGGCTACACAACCAGAAGACCGGTCAGGAGGTCGTGTTTGTGGCTGAACCTGACAGTAAGAATTTGTATAAGTTTGAGCTGGACACAGCTGAGAGGAAGACAGAGTTTGACTCAATCTCTGGCACCTATGCTCTTTACCTGATGGTGGGAGATGCTACGCTGGAGAACCCCATTTTGTGGAACGTG GCTGACGTTGTGCTGAAGTTCTTAGATGAAGAGGCACCTGGAACAATTCAGGCTAAAACTTTGTATGTACCCAAACCAGAAATCCAG CATCTTTTCAGAGAGCCGGAGAAGAAGCCGCCCACAGTTGTATCCAATGCATTTACTGCATTGGTCCTCTCTCCTCTTCTGCTCCTGCTCATACTG TGGTTTAAACTTGGAGCCAATATCTCAAACTTCACACTGTCACCCAGCACTATTCTCTTCCACCTAGGCCATGCAG CTATGTTGGGTCTAATGTACGTGTACTGGACTCACTTGAACATGTTCCAGACTCTGAAGTATCTGGCTATCATAGGCAGTCTCACATTCCTAGCTGGGAACCGCATGCTAGCACAAAAAGCTGTGAAAAG actTGACAGAAAATGA